The following coding sequences are from one uncultured Bacteroides sp. window:
- a CDS encoding DUF4836 family protein, producing the protein MKRKNIYQSLMLLLLVAFLAACSKKTDYTNVIPADASAVAGVNLKSLATKSGLNDVENKEFKQKLTDAIKNGLSATAFKQMEKIIDNPIESGIDFSEPIYFFTARTLPFPALTMKVSDIEKVHATLEAMASEHVCQPTVKVDGYDFTTFADGTLCAYTKNTMLIVSSIPSSQVESVKKTLSALIKQDAEKSVVKNKGFIKMREQKGDLIFFASMRDLPSSYAKQIKFGLSEELDMSQLFILGDLNFEKGKISLKYETYTEDKELLVQLKKQEKAFGTLKGSLISHFPASSVAYMTVNTKGEDFYKLLSENKGFLNSFIGAERSEIKKLITHIDGEVAVAVTGVSLFGMPSFIAYAEINDEVAISALKKYAALSRMPMYVGQSGKSVYITNDKNLMALAGKKQEESLKEATFASNIKGNAYYMVINAEALLKLPLIKSLSNFGEEFGMYHNLASQISYMEFRGVSNGKGEVNLALQNKDKNALKQIVGFAKQFIGLQ; encoded by the coding sequence ATGAAAAGAAAAAACATTTATCAGTCTTTAATGTTACTTTTATTAGTCGCATTCTTAGCCGCTTGTTCCAAGAAAACGGATTATACCAACGTTATACCGGCTGACGCATCTGCTGTAGCCGGAGTCAATTTAAAATCTCTTGCTACCAAATCAGGGTTAAATGATGTGGAAAACAAAGAGTTTAAACAGAAACTTACGGATGCCATTAAAAACGGTTTAAGTGCAACTGCTTTCAAGCAAATGGAAAAAATCATAGACAATCCAATAGAGAGTGGCATTGATTTTAGTGAACCAATCTACTTTTTCACTGCCCGTACCCTACCTTTTCCTGCACTCACCATGAAAGTATCTGATATAGAGAAAGTTCATGCAACTCTGGAAGCTATGGCTTCAGAACATGTTTGTCAACCAACAGTTAAAGTAGACGGATATGACTTCACCACTTTTGCCGATGGTACACTATGTGCCTACACCAAGAATACAATGCTCATCGTTTCGTCTATCCCCTCTTCACAAGTTGAATCAGTAAAAAAGACTCTCTCAGCACTAATAAAACAAGATGCGGAAAAGAGCGTCGTTAAGAACAAAGGATTCATAAAGATGAGAGAGCAAAAAGGAGATCTAATATTTTTTGCCTCAATGCGCGATTTGCCCTCCAGCTATGCTAAACAGATAAAATTCGGACTTTCGGAAGAATTAGATATGAGCCAGCTATTTATTTTGGGCGATCTCAATTTTGAAAAAGGAAAAATAAGTCTGAAATATGAAACTTATACGGAAGATAAAGAGCTGTTAGTTCAACTAAAAAAACAGGAAAAGGCCTTTGGTACTTTAAAAGGTTCTCTCATCTCACATTTTCCAGCCTCATCAGTGGCGTATATGACCGTCAATACTAAAGGAGAAGATTTCTATAAACTGCTATCTGAAAATAAAGGCTTTTTAAACTCCTTCATCGGTGCAGAAAGAAGTGAAATAAAAAAATTAATCACTCACATTGACGGCGAAGTTGCCGTTGCCGTTACAGGTGTTTCATTGTTTGGAATGCCCTCATTCATAGCCTATGCTGAGATAAACGATGAAGTAGCCATCAGCGCTTTAAAAAAATATGCTGCTTTATCCAGGATGCCCATGTATGTAGGACAAAGTGGAAAATCAGTTTATATTACTAATGATAAAAATCTTATGGCACTTGCCGGAAAAAAGCAAGAGGAATCTCTCAAGGAGGCTACTTTTGCGTCAAACATAAAAGGAAACGCCTATTATATGGTTATCAACGCAGAAGCATTACTGAAATTACCTCTAATAAAGAGCCTCTCCAACTTTGGAGAAGAGTTTGGCATGTACCACAATTTGGCTTCACAGATCTCATACATGGAGTTTCGTGGAGTCAGTAACGGTAAAGGAGAAGTAAATCTGGCACTACAGAATAAAGACAAAAATGCTCTTAAACAAATAGTAGGCTTTGCCAAACAATTTATCGGACTACAATAA
- a CDS encoding ABC transporter permease, giving the protein MKLLWKLLRQHVSAGQLAGFFLANLFGMIIVLLSIQFYTDVIPVFTKSDSFMKKEYLIATKKISAIGSFAGKNNTFSDEDLQALKKQSFTKNIGAFTSSQFKVSAGFGMEKAGIRLSTEMFFESVPDKFVDIKLDKWHFNKNADIIPIIIPRNYLNLYNFGFAQARNLPKLSEGLMGLIQMDIRLRGNGKTAQYKGMIVGFSNRLNTILVPEEFMKWANNEFAPNAKAQPSRIIIEVDNPADASIAKYFQQKGYETENDKLDAGKTTYFLSVITGIVLGIGLFISALSFYILMLSIFLLLQKNTTKLESLLLIGYSPTQVAIPYQVLTLILNLIVLLISIVTVSWMRGYYTKILTELFPQMEIGLLWPAIVTGGILFAIVSLLNIIAIKKKIASIWMHKA; this is encoded by the coding sequence ATGAAACTTCTCTGGAAACTTCTCCGTCAACATGTAAGCGCAGGTCAATTAGCCGGTTTTTTCCTAGCAAATCTGTTTGGAATGATCATCGTACTCTTAAGCATTCAATTTTATACAGATGTCATTCCGGTATTCACAAAAAGCGATTCTTTCATGAAGAAAGAATACCTCATTGCAACCAAAAAGATCAGTGCCATTGGCTCATTTGCAGGTAAAAACAATACTTTTTCTGATGAAGATTTGCAAGCATTGAAAAAACAATCATTCACCAAAAATATAGGGGCTTTCACCTCTTCACAATTTAAAGTCTCAGCAGGTTTTGGAATGGAAAAGGCAGGAATTCGTCTATCTACAGAGATGTTTTTTGAATCTGTACCGGATAAATTTGTTGACATAAAACTCGACAAATGGCATTTTAACAAAAACGCTGACATAATACCTATCATTATTCCTCGAAACTACTTAAACTTATATAATTTCGGCTTTGCTCAAGCTCGCAATTTACCTAAATTATCAGAAGGACTCATGGGGTTAATTCAAATGGATATTAGACTAAGAGGGAACGGAAAAACAGCACAATACAAAGGAATGATTGTCGGTTTTTCAAACAGATTAAACACCATCTTAGTGCCTGAAGAGTTTATGAAATGGGCTAATAACGAGTTTGCCCCTAATGCCAAAGCGCAACCATCGCGTATCATTATAGAGGTTGATAATCCGGCTGATGCCTCTATCGCAAAATACTTTCAACAAAAAGGATATGAAACAGAAAATGACAAGCTGGATGCCGGTAAAACGACTTATTTCCTAAGCGTGATCACCGGGATAGTATTAGGAATAGGGCTGTTCATAAGCGCTCTATCTTTTTACATCCTAATGTTAAGCATATTCTTGTTACTACAAAAAAACACAACTAAATTAGAGAGTTTGTTGCTTATAGGCTACAGTCCAACGCAAGTAGCAATCCCCTATCAGGTACTCACACTGATACTTAATCTCATCGTCTTATTGATAAGTATTGTAACCGTTTCATGGATGCGTGGTTATTACACTAAAATATTGACAGAACTTTTCCCACAAATGGAAATCGGATTGCTTTGGCCTGCAATTGTAACAGGGGGTATTCTATTTGCAATAGTTTCGCTACTGAATATCATTGCAATAAAAAAGAAAATAGCTTCTATATGGATGCACAAAGCTTGA
- a CDS encoding YegS/Rv2252/BmrU family lipid kinase, giving the protein MSVEPDKWGVIYNPKAGTRKVKKRWKEIKEYMDSKNVAYDYVQSEGFGSVERLAGILSNNGYRTIVVVGGDGALNDVINGIMNSNALNKSDIAIGIIPNGIGNDFARYWELNLEYKEAVDWIINNRRKKIDVGYCNFYDGTQHIRRYFLNAVNIGLGARIVKITDQTKRFWGVKFLSYLAALFLLFFERKLYRTHIKINDEHIRGRVMTVCVGNASGYGQTPSAVPYNGWLDVSVIHRPELLQVIAGLWMLIQGRILNHKTVKSYRTKRVRVLRARNASVDLDGRLLPKHFPIDIGIIPEAITLIIPN; this is encoded by the coding sequence ATGAGTGTAGAACCAGACAAATGGGGAGTTATATATAACCCCAAGGCCGGGACACGCAAGGTGAAAAAACGGTGGAAAGAGATAAAGGAATACATGGATAGTAAGAATGTAGCTTATGACTATGTACAGTCTGAAGGGTTTGGTTCGGTAGAGCGCTTAGCTGGGATTCTGTCCAATAATGGCTACCGCACTATCGTAGTGGTAGGTGGAGACGGGGCACTGAATGATGTCATTAATGGTATTATGAACTCTAACGCATTAAACAAAAGTGACATTGCTATCGGAATCATCCCAAACGGAATTGGTAATGATTTTGCTCGATACTGGGAGCTAAACCTAGAATACAAAGAAGCCGTTGACTGGATTATCAATAATCGCAGAAAAAAAATAGATGTAGGATATTGCAACTTCTATGATGGCACGCAGCATATTCGCCGTTATTTTTTAAACGCAGTCAATATAGGACTCGGAGCACGTATCGTGAAAATTACCGACCAGACAAAACGTTTTTGGGGAGTCAAATTTTTATCTTATCTAGCTGCTCTATTTTTACTCTTCTTCGAAAGGAAGTTATACCGTACACATATCAAAATTAACGACGAGCATATACGTGGACGTGTTATGACTGTTTGCGTAGGTAATGCAAGCGGCTATGGACAGACCCCAAGCGCAGTGCCTTATAATGGTTGGCTAGATGTTTCTGTAATTCATCGGCCTGAACTATTGCAAGTCATCGCTGGATTATGGATGCTTATCCAAGGTAGAATACTTAATCATAAAACGGTAAAATCATACCGTACAAAGAGAGTAAGGGTACTTCGCGCGCGTAACGCCTCAGTAGACTTAGACGGCCGTTTGCTGCCAAAACACTTTCCGATTGACATCGGAATTATTCCGGAAGCCATTACTCTAATTATTCCCAATTAA
- a CDS encoding ATP-binding cassette domain-containing protein, with protein sequence MNSIHLQQTLPSVFAERDKITSDVWHQDLTLSKNKICLIEAASGTGKSSLCSFIYGYRDDYQGIICFNDENIKALRIKEWVELRKHSISMLFQDLRLFTELTALENIQLKNNLTGYKGKKEIISYFKALNIEDKLYAKVGKLSFGQQQRVAFIRALCQPFDFIFLDEPISHLDDVNGKIMGELLTEESRKQGAGVIVTSIGKHITLNYNKILQL encoded by the coding sequence ATGAATAGTATCCACTTACAGCAAACACTGCCTTCAGTGTTTGCTGAACGAGACAAGATCACCTCAGATGTATGGCATCAAGATCTCACCTTATCAAAAAACAAAATCTGTTTGATAGAAGCTGCTTCGGGAACTGGAAAATCGTCCCTTTGTAGCTTCATCTACGGCTACCGAGATGATTATCAAGGTATTATTTGTTTTAATGATGAAAACATTAAGGCCTTAAGAATTAAAGAATGGGTGGAATTAAGGAAGCATTCCATCAGCATGTTGTTTCAAGACTTAAGACTATTCACAGAACTTACAGCCTTGGAAAACATACAATTAAAAAACAATCTAACCGGATATAAAGGCAAAAAGGAGATTATAAGTTATTTCAAGGCTCTCAACATAGAAGATAAACTCTATGCTAAAGTAGGAAAACTCTCTTTTGGTCAGCAACAACGAGTAGCCTTCATTCGAGCTCTTTGTCAACCTTTCGACTTCATTTTTTTGGATGAGCCTATCAGCCATTTGGACGATGTAAACGGAAAGATTATGGGAGAGCTACTCACAGAAGAGAGTAGAAAGCAAGGTGCAGGAGTTATAGTGACATCTATTGGCAAGCACATCACCCTAAACTACAATAAGATACTACAACTTTAA
- a CDS encoding 16S rRNA (uracil(1498)-N(3))-methyltransferase — protein MHVFYTPDILTNPELPKEEAAHCIRVLRLSTGDEITLTDGKGNFYLAEITAASNKRCSVIIKETKPQETLWHGHLHIAMAPTKNMDRNEWFAEKATEIGLDELTFLNCRYSERKVIKTERIEKILISAIKQSLKARLPKLNKMTDFDKFIAQDFIGQKFIAHCYEGEKPFLKDIVKANEDALVLIGPEGDFSEEEVSKAIAKGFIPISLGKSRLRTETAALVACHTLILTN, from the coding sequence ATGCACGTTTTTTACACACCTGATATACTAACAAATCCGGAACTACCGAAAGAAGAAGCAGCACATTGTATTCGCGTACTACGACTCTCAACAGGAGATGAGATCACTCTGACCGATGGGAAAGGAAACTTTTATCTGGCAGAAATAACAGCAGCAAGCAACAAGCGCTGCTCCGTCATCATAAAGGAGACGAAACCACAAGAAACCTTGTGGCATGGGCATTTACATATAGCTATGGCGCCGACCAAAAATATGGATCGAAACGAATGGTTTGCCGAAAAAGCGACCGAAATAGGACTTGACGAGCTAACTTTTCTAAACTGTCGATACTCCGAAAGAAAAGTGATTAAAACTGAGCGCATTGAGAAAATATTGATTTCTGCGATCAAACAATCTCTAAAAGCACGCCTTCCTAAACTCAATAAGATGACAGACTTTGATAAGTTTATCGCTCAGGATTTTATAGGGCAAAAATTTATAGCACATTGCTATGAAGGAGAGAAGCCTTTCTTGAAAGATATAGTGAAGGCAAACGAGGATGCTCTTGTGCTAATTGGTCCTGAAGGTGATTTCAGTGAAGAAGAAGTCAGTAAAGCCATAGCAAAAGGATTTATTCCCATCAGCCTAGGCAAATCTCGCCTGCGAACAGAAACAGCGGCTTTAGTAGCATGCCATACTTTAATACTAACAAACTAA
- the kdsA gene encoding 3-deoxy-8-phosphooctulonate synthase produces MEDLKRSKSENFFLLAGPCVIEGEDMAMRIAERIVKMTNKLNIPYVFKGSYRKANRSRLDSFMGIGDEKALKILKKVNNTFGIPTVTDIHTAEEAAMAAEYTDILQIPAFLCRQTDLLVAAAKTGKIVNIKKGQFLAPLAMQFAADKVVEAGNKNVMITERGTTFGYQDLVVDFRGIPEMKTFGFPVIMDVTHSLQQPNQTSGVTGGMPQLIETIAKAGIAVGADGLFIETHENPAIAKSDGANMLQLDLLEGLLTKLVRLQAAIRD; encoded by the coding sequence ATAGAAGATTTAAAGCGTAGTAAATCAGAAAACTTTTTCCTACTCGCAGGACCATGTGTGATTGAAGGCGAAGATATGGCCATGCGTATAGCTGAACGCATTGTAAAAATGACTAATAAACTGAATATACCTTATGTATTTAAAGGTTCATACAGAAAAGCCAACCGCTCCAGATTAGACTCTTTCATGGGGATAGGTGATGAAAAAGCACTCAAGATTCTGAAAAAAGTGAATAATACTTTCGGAATACCGACAGTAACTGACATACACACAGCAGAAGAAGCAGCCATGGCAGCTGAATATACGGATATATTACAGATACCCGCCTTTCTGTGCAGGCAAACAGATTTATTGGTTGCAGCGGCCAAGACAGGCAAAATAGTAAACATCAAAAAGGGACAGTTTTTAGCTCCGCTAGCAATGCAATTTGCTGCTGATAAAGTGGTAGAAGCCGGAAATAAAAATGTGATGATTACCGAGCGAGGAACTACATTCGGCTACCAAGATTTAGTAGTAGATTTTCGCGGAATACCTGAAATGAAAACATTTGGTTTCCCTGTTATCATGGATGTTACCCACTCTTTACAACAACCGAATCAAACGAGTGGTGTTACCGGTGGTATGCCTCAACTAATAGAAACCATTGCTAAAGCAGGAATTGCTGTAGGAGCGGACGGCTTATTTATCGAAACTCATGAAAATCCTGCTATTGCAAAAAGCGATGGAGCAAATATGCTTCAGTTAGATTTACTAGAAGGATTACTAACCAAGTTAGTGCGCCTACAAGCTGCAATTAGAGATTAA
- the miaA gene encoding tRNA (adenosine(37)-N6)-dimethylallyltransferase MiaA, which produces MPVHDFITILGPTASGKTPFAATLAYELNTEIISADSRQIYRGMDLGTGKDIADYTVNGVQIPYHLIDIADPGYKYNVFEFQRDFLKAYEEIKQKGKLPVLCGGTGLYLEAVLKGYKLIPVPENPELRDRLSAKSLEELTEILKKYKTLHNSTDVDTAKRAIRAIEIEEYYATNTFEKREFPSLNSLIIGIDIDRELRREKITKRLSQRLEEGMVDEIKTLLAKGISADDLIYYGLEYKYLTLYVTGKLSYNEMFTQLEIAIHQFAKRQMTWFRGMERRGFSIHWIKASLPMEEKIKEVRRLME; this is translated from the coding sequence ATGCCTGTTCATGATTTCATCACTATTCTGGGTCCTACAGCTTCAGGTAAAACACCTTTTGCGGCTACATTAGCCTATGAATTGAACACTGAAATCATTAGCGCCGATTCACGCCAGATATATAGAGGTATGGATTTAGGAACAGGCAAAGATATTGCGGACTATACCGTTAACGGGGTTCAAATTCCTTATCACCTCATCGACATTGCTGATCCTGGATATAAATATAATGTCTTTGAGTTTCAACGTGATTTCTTAAAAGCATATGAGGAGATTAAACAAAAAGGGAAATTACCTGTTTTATGCGGAGGAACAGGTTTATATCTTGAAGCTGTATTAAAAGGGTACAAGCTAATCCCTGTACCGGAAAATCCTGAACTTAGAGATCGTTTGTCAGCCAAAAGCCTTGAAGAGTTGACTGAAATTCTGAAGAAATACAAAACATTGCATAACTCCACAGACGTGGATACAGCAAAACGAGCTATTCGAGCCATTGAAATAGAAGAATACTATGCTACGAATACTTTTGAAAAAAGAGAATTTCCCTCATTAAACAGCTTGATCATCGGTATTGATATTGACAGAGAGTTACGTCGAGAAAAAATCACCAAAAGGCTTTCGCAAAGGTTGGAAGAGGGCATGGTAGATGAAATTAAGACTCTATTAGCTAAAGGGATTAGCGCTGATGATTTGATTTATTACGGACTCGAATACAAATACCTGACGTTATACGTTACGGGAAAGCTTAGCTATAACGAGATGTTTACACAACTTGAAATAGCTATTCATCAATTTGCCAAACGGCAGATGACTTGGTTTAGAGGCATGGAGCGCCGAGGATTTTCAATCCATTGGATCAAAGCTTCATTACCTATGGAAGAAAAGATAAAAGAAGTTAGACGATTAATGGAGTGA
- a CDS encoding nucleoside permease → MSVKYRLIIMNFLQYAIWGAWLISLGAYLGGGLEFSGRQIGSFFATMGIASLFMPAIMGIIADRWIPAQKLLGICHIIGAALLIAAAPQTEYFPLYSLILASVMFYMPTISLSNSVAYNALSKAGLDTVKAFPPIRVWGTVGFICAMIAVDLLGFAKSSMQLYTSAALALVLGAYSFTLPACPITKGTKSQSWVDTMGLRAFTLFKQKKMAIFFIFSMLLGVSLQITNAFANDYLTNFFGNNEIYKGTFGVEHANILISLSQMSETLCILLIPFFLKRFGIKNVMLISMFAWVLRFALLGTGNPGGGVWMLVLSMLVYGVAFDFFNISGSLYVDKETDPSIRSSAQGVFMIMTNGFGAFFGSYAAGEVVDKYGWSDSWFIFAGYALVVGILFALIFRYKHNPQELKLK, encoded by the coding sequence ATGAGCGTAAAGTATCGTTTAATCATCATGAACTTCCTACAGTATGCTATTTGGGGAGCATGGTTAATTTCTTTGGGAGCCTATCTTGGAGGCGGATTAGAGTTTAGCGGAAGACAAATCGGTAGTTTCTTTGCCACCATGGGAATAGCCTCCCTATTCATGCCCGCTATCATGGGTATCATAGCAGACAGATGGATTCCCGCTCAAAAGTTATTAGGAATCTGCCATATTATTGGTGCAGCTTTATTGATTGCCGCTGCTCCGCAAACAGAATACTTTCCTCTCTATTCACTAATATTGGCTAGCGTAATGTTCTACATGCCAACGATCTCGCTGTCTAACTCCGTAGCGTACAACGCATTAAGCAAAGCCGGTTTAGATACCGTAAAAGCCTTCCCTCCTATCCGTGTATGGGGAACAGTCGGTTTTATTTGTGCCATGATAGCGGTAGATTTACTAGGATTCGCTAAATCATCCATGCAACTATATACATCAGCGGCTCTAGCACTAGTACTTGGCGCCTACTCTTTCACACTACCTGCATGTCCGATAACTAAAGGGACAAAGAGCCAATCATGGGTAGACACTATGGGATTAAGGGCTTTCACACTTTTCAAGCAAAAGAAAATGGCTATTTTTTTCATTTTCTCTATGTTGCTTGGTGTGTCTCTGCAAATAACAAATGCTTTTGCCAATGATTATCTCACTAACTTCTTTGGAAACAACGAAATATATAAGGGCACTTTCGGAGTGGAACATGCCAATATTTTAATATCTCTCTCACAAATGTCGGAAACATTATGTATTTTACTGATTCCTTTTTTCTTAAAAAGATTCGGAATAAAGAATGTGATGCTAATAAGTATGTTTGCGTGGGTATTGAGATTTGCTCTCCTAGGAACGGGAAATCCCGGAGGAGGTGTATGGATGCTGGTACTGTCAATGTTAGTATACGGAGTAGCATTTGACTTCTTCAACATTTCCGGTTCTCTTTATGTTGATAAAGAGACAGATCCTTCTATTCGTTCGAGTGCGCAAGGTGTTTTTATGATTATGACTAACGGATTCGGTGCTTTCTTTGGCTCATACGCTGCCGGAGAAGTGGTAGACAAATATGGTTGGTCGGACTCGTGGTTCATATTCGCAGGATATGCACTAGTCGTAGGAATCTTATTTGCACTGATATTCAGGTATAAACATAATCCGCAAGAATTAAAATTAAAATGA
- a CDS encoding bifunctional nuclease domain-containing protein gives MSKKIELKILDVYNTQAQAANAYVLILEELGGERQLPVIIGPGEAHSILFNLKKIDSPRPLTHDLFALTLEKFHITLTEIFIYRVEEGIFYAYLFLKEAEQEYKIDARTSDAVALAIRLHAPVYIDESVLEAECLTAERESQKDIREESLQTLKEALSKAIENENYELAAMIRDEILRRE, from the coding sequence ATGAGTAAAAAAATAGAGTTAAAAATATTGGATGTATATAACACGCAAGCGCAAGCCGCGAATGCCTACGTCTTGATTTTGGAAGAACTCGGAGGCGAACGACAGTTACCTGTCATCATCGGTCCGGGTGAAGCGCATTCAATCTTATTTAACCTAAAAAAAATTGACTCACCCCGACCTCTCACGCATGATTTATTTGCCCTGACTCTCGAAAAATTTCATATTACATTAACCGAAATTTTTATATACAGAGTAGAAGAAGGAATTTTTTACGCCTACCTTTTCCTCAAAGAAGCAGAACAGGAGTACAAAATAGATGCTCGCACCTCCGATGCCGTAGCTCTTGCTATTCGGCTCCATGCTCCTGTTTACATTGATGAATCCGTATTAGAAGCAGAGTGCCTTACCGCAGAAAGAGAAAGCCAAAAAGATATAAGAGAAGAGAGCCTGCAAACACTCAAAGAGGCGCTGTCTAAAGCTATAGAGAACGAGAATTATGAATTGGCGGCAATGATCCGTGACGAAATTTTACGAAGAGAATAA